Proteins encoded by one window of Pseudomonas sp. PSKL.D1:
- a CDS encoding FUSC family protein, which translates to MNGFFSSVPPARDWFYGVRTFGASMIALYIALLMQLPRPYWAMATVYIVSSPFVGPTSSKALYRALGTLLGAGGAIFLVPPLVQSPLLLTVAIALWTGTLLYLSLNLRTANNYVLMLAGYTLPMIGLAVVDNPLAVFDVASSRAQEICLGIVCAAVVGAIFWPRRLAPVVVGATGSWFSEAIRYSDTYLARDVAADKVGGMRGAMVATFNSLELMIGQLGHEGAGPHTLKNARELRGRMIHLLPVIDALDDALVALEGRAPAQFAQLQPLLAAAREWLKGTADNASVARWTALHEQIDRLQPGAAALDQRSELLLSNALYRLTEWADLWQDCCTLQHALRSDDAKPWRAAYRHWRLGRLTPFFDRGLMLYSVCSTVLAIIVACGLWIGLGWNDGASAVILAAVSCSFFAAMDDPAPQIYRFFFWTLMSVIFSSLYLFLVLPNLHDFPMLVLAFAVPFIIVGTLTVQPRFYLGTLLTIVNTSTFISIQGAYDADFFTFLNSNLAGPVGLLFAFIWTLVMRPFGVELAAKRMTRFVWRDIVEMTEPGTLAEQRQVGVQMLDRLMQHLPRLSQTGQDSGAALRDVRVGLNLLDVQAYLPRAGQQARERLQTVIDEVGAHYAACLRAGERLHAPAALLRNMERARLALNLDELYERGDARTHLLHALSGLRLALLPGVEVMLEPAEQPQLPPGLDGAPL; encoded by the coding sequence ATGAACGGTTTCTTCAGCTCGGTGCCGCCCGCCCGCGACTGGTTCTATGGCGTGCGCACGTTTGGCGCCTCGATGATTGCCCTGTACATCGCCTTGCTGATGCAGTTGCCGCGTCCGTATTGGGCGATGGCTACCGTTTACATCGTCTCCAGCCCGTTTGTAGGCCCGACCAGTTCGAAGGCGTTGTACCGCGCCCTGGGCACGCTGCTCGGCGCCGGTGGGGCGATTTTCCTGGTGCCGCCGCTTGTGCAGTCCCCGCTGTTGCTGACAGTCGCCATCGCCCTCTGGACCGGCACGCTCCTGTACCTCTCGCTTAACCTGCGTACTGCCAACAACTATGTGCTGATGCTGGCAGGCTACACGTTGCCCATGATTGGCCTGGCCGTGGTCGACAACCCGCTGGCAGTGTTCGATGTGGCCTCTTCCCGCGCCCAGGAAATTTGCCTGGGCATTGTCTGTGCGGCCGTGGTTGGGGCGATTTTCTGGCCGCGCCGGTTGGCCCCGGTGGTAGTTGGTGCCACGGGCTCCTGGTTCAGTGAGGCAATACGCTATAGCGATACCTACCTGGCCCGCGATGTGGCTGCCGATAAGGTGGGTGGCATGCGCGGCGCGATGGTCGCCACCTTCAACTCACTGGAATTGATGATTGGCCAGCTCGGCCATGAAGGGGCGGGCCCGCATACCCTGAAGAACGCTCGCGAACTGCGTGGGCGCATGATCCACCTGCTGCCGGTAATTGATGCGCTCGACGATGCGCTGGTCGCCCTTGAGGGCCGTGCGCCGGCCCAGTTCGCGCAACTGCAACCGCTGCTGGCCGCAGCCCGTGAATGGCTCAAAGGCACCGCCGACAACGCCTCGGTCGCCCGCTGGACCGCCCTGCACGAGCAGATCGACCGCCTGCAGCCCGGCGCTGCCGCCCTTGACCAGCGGTCCGAACTGCTGCTGTCCAACGCCCTCTACCGCCTGACCGAATGGGCGGACCTCTGGCAAGACTGCTGCACCCTGCAGCATGCCCTGCGCAGTGACGATGCCAAACCCTGGCGCGCGGCGTACCGCCACTGGCGCCTGGGCCGCCTGACACCATTCTTCGACCGTGGCCTGATGCTCTATTCCGTGTGTTCCACGGTGCTGGCTATCATCGTTGCCTGCGGCCTGTGGATAGGCTTGGGCTGGAACGATGGCGCCAGCGCGGTCATTCTGGCCGCAGTGTCCTGCAGCTTCTTCGCAGCCATGGATGACCCGGCACCTCAGATCTACCGGTTCTTCTTCTGGACCTTGATGTCGGTGATCTTCTCCAGCCTGTACCTGTTCCTGGTGTTGCCCAACCTGCACGACTTCCCGATGTTGGTGCTGGCGTTTGCCGTGCCGTTCATCATCGTCGGTACCCTGACCGTGCAACCGCGCTTTTACCTGGGCACGCTGCTGACCATCGTCAACACTTCGACCTTTATCAGCATCCAGGGTGCCTACGACGCGGACTTCTTCACGTTCCTCAATTCCAACCTGGCTGGCCCGGTGGGCCTGTTGTTTGCCTTCATCTGGACTCTGGTAATGCGCCCGTTTGGTGTGGAACTGGCGGCCAAGCGCATGACCCGCTTCGTCTGGCGCGACATTGTAGAAATGACCGAACCCGGCACCCTGGCAGAACAACGCCAAGTCGGCGTGCAGATGCTCGACCGCCTCATGCAGCACCTGCCGCGGTTGTCGCAGACCGGCCAGGACAGCGGCGCGGCCCTGCGTGACGTGCGGGTTGGGCTGAACTTGCTCGACGTGCAGGCATACCTGCCGCGTGCCGGCCAGCAAGCCCGCGAGCGCCTGCAAACAGTGATCGACGAAGTAGGCGCCCACTACGCTGCCTGCCTGCGTGCCGGTGAGCGCCTGCATGCCCCGGCGGCGCTGTTGCGCAACATGGAACGCGCCCGCCTGGCACTGAACCTTGACGAACTTTACGAACGTGGCGATGCCCGCACCCACCTGCTGCATGCCCTCAGCGGCCTGCGTCTGGCCTTGTTGCCGGGGGTGGAAGTGATGCTCGAGCCCGCCGAACAACCGCAACTGCCCCCCGGCCTGGACGGAGCGCCCCTGTGA
- a CDS encoding DUF1656 domain-containing protein, which produces MIGELDISGVFLPTLLVMMFGTYLLFLGVHAVLVRVHFYRLVWHRALFNVALYAVLLGAVDHFCRSLMLP; this is translated from the coding sequence GTGATTGGTGAACTGGATATCAGTGGGGTGTTCCTGCCCACGCTGCTGGTGATGATGTTTGGCACCTACCTGTTGTTCCTCGGGGTGCATGCGGTGCTGGTGCGTGTGCATTTCTACCGCCTGGTCTGGCACCGGGCGCTGTTCAACGTTGCCCTGTATGCCGTGCTGCTTGGTGCGGTGGACCACTTTTGCCGAAGCCTGATGCTGCCATGA
- a CDS encoding efflux RND transporter periplasmic adaptor subunit — protein sequence MNKPLLTLGRVVLTLLVVTFAAVLVWQMVVYYMFAPWTRDGHIRADVIQIAPDVSGLIQKVEVRDNQTVKRGDVLFTIDQDRFTLALRQAKATLGERQETLAQASREAQRNRKLGNLVAAEQLEESQSREARARSAVSEAQVAVDTAQLNLDRSVVRSPVDGYLNDRAPRNHEFVTAGRPVLSVVDSASYHVDGYFEETKLGGIHIGDAVDIRVMGDNTRLRGHVQSFAAGIEDRDRSSGANLLPNVNPAFSWVRLAQRIPVRIGFDEVPEDFRMIAGRTATVSIIEGQH from the coding sequence ATGAATAAACCTTTGCTGACCTTGGGCCGTGTGGTCCTGACCTTGCTGGTAGTGACCTTTGCCGCCGTGCTCGTGTGGCAGATGGTGGTGTACTACATGTTCGCCCCCTGGACCCGCGACGGCCACATCCGCGCCGACGTGATCCAGATTGCCCCAGACGTGTCCGGGCTGATCCAGAAGGTCGAAGTACGCGACAACCAGACCGTCAAACGCGGCGATGTGCTGTTCACCATCGACCAGGACCGCTTCACCCTGGCCCTGCGCCAGGCCAAGGCCACGCTCGGCGAGCGCCAGGAAACATTGGCCCAGGCCTCGCGCGAAGCGCAGCGCAACCGCAAGCTAGGCAATCTGGTGGCGGCCGAGCAACTGGAAGAAAGCCAGTCCCGTGAAGCCCGCGCCCGTTCGGCCGTCAGTGAAGCACAGGTTGCAGTCGATACCGCCCAGCTCAACCTCGACCGCTCGGTGGTGCGCAGCCCGGTCGACGGCTACCTCAACGACCGTGCGCCGCGTAACCACGAATTTGTCACTGCCGGGCGCCCTGTGTTGTCGGTGGTCGACAGTGCCTCGTACCACGTCGACGGCTACTTCGAAGAGACCAAACTGGGTGGCATCCACATTGGCGATGCCGTGGATATCCGCGTGATGGGCGACAACACCCGCCTGCGTGGCCATGTACAGAGCTTTGCTGCCGGCATCGAAGACCGCGACCGCAGCAGCGGTGCCAACCTGCTGCCCAACGTCAACCCGGCGTTTAGCTGGGTGAGATTGGCCCAGCGGATTCCGGTGCGCATCGGCTTTGACGAAGTACCGGAAGATTTCCGCATGATCGCCGGGCGCACCGCCACGGTATCGATCATCGAGGGGCAGCACTGA
- a CDS encoding efflux transporter outer membrane subunit: protein MKQLILAGFCLSLGACMMVGPDYEVPKGAAVQRSDLNGPLRQDADSVMSAPVPEDWWQLYQDQRLNALVHQALSANTELRVAAANIAKARAQVEVAESQGGFNGGVKLGAQRLQESGEAFLLTEKVPVANIGEAIISASYQFDLWGTFKRGTEAAQANADAVQAAADTARITLVADVVKAYTQVCSANEEYHIARESLDLQEQSVKLNQRLRDAGRGDETQVTRSQTQFKSLRAELPRFKAERETGLYTLAALLAKPVEQLPAGTADCAELPHLSQLVPVGDGAALLKRRPDVRQAERQLAAATANIGVATGALYPDISIGAQVGTIGILENLGEPATNRWGFGPQISWNIPTNGTRARIRMAEASTQAALAHFDGVVLNAVRETQTRLAQYSALLDRRDALAEAEQSAKEAADQTHRYYQAGRESFLADLQATRTYTDVRAQLAAANSQVALGQIGVFLALGGGWKDVGKP from the coding sequence ATGAAACAGCTGATCCTGGCCGGCTTTTGCCTGTCGCTCGGGGCTTGCATGATGGTTGGCCCCGATTACGAAGTGCCGAAGGGTGCGGCAGTGCAGCGCAGCGACCTCAACGGCCCGCTGCGCCAGGATGCCGATAGCGTAATGTCGGCGCCGGTGCCCGAAGACTGGTGGCAGTTGTACCAGGATCAACGCCTGAACGCGTTGGTGCACCAGGCCTTGAGCGCCAACACCGAGTTGCGCGTGGCCGCCGCCAATATCGCCAAGGCCCGCGCCCAGGTTGAAGTGGCCGAATCGCAGGGTGGCTTCAATGGCGGCGTCAAACTGGGTGCGCAGCGCTTGCAAGAGTCGGGTGAAGCCTTCTTGCTGACGGAAAAGGTACCGGTGGCCAACATCGGTGAGGCGATCATCAGTGCCTCGTACCAGTTCGACCTGTGGGGCACCTTCAAACGTGGTACCGAAGCAGCCCAGGCCAACGCCGATGCCGTACAGGCTGCTGCTGACACCGCACGCATCACGTTGGTGGCCGATGTGGTCAAGGCCTACACGCAAGTGTGTTCCGCCAATGAGGAATACCACATCGCCCGCGAATCGCTTGATTTGCAGGAGCAGAGCGTAAAGCTCAACCAGCGCCTGCGTGACGCTGGCCGTGGTGACGAAACCCAGGTTACCCGCTCGCAAACCCAATTCAAGTCTTTGCGGGCCGAGTTGCCGCGCTTCAAGGCCGAGCGTGAGACCGGCCTGTACACCCTTGCGGCTTTACTGGCCAAACCGGTGGAACAGTTGCCAGCCGGCACCGCCGATTGCGCCGAGCTGCCGCACCTCAGCCAGTTGGTGCCGGTAGGCGATGGCGCTGCCTTGCTCAAGCGCCGCCCTGACGTACGCCAGGCTGAACGCCAGCTGGCAGCCGCGACCGCCAACATTGGAGTAGCCACTGGCGCGTTGTACCCCGACATCAGCATCGGCGCACAAGTAGGCACTATCGGTATTCTGGAAAACCTCGGCGAGCCTGCCACCAACCGCTGGGGCTTTGGCCCGCAAATCAGCTGGAACATCCCGACCAACGGCACCCGTGCCCGCATCCGCATGGCCGAGGCGTCTACACAGGCTGCGCTGGCACATTTTGATGGCGTGGTGCTTAACGCCGTGCGCGAAACCCAGACCCGCCTGGCGCAGTACAGTGCCTTGCTGGACCGGCGCGATGCGTTGGCCGAGGCAGAGCAGTCGGCCAAAGAAGCCGCCGATCAGACCCATCGCTACTACCAGGCCGGGCGTGAGTCGTTCCTGGCCGACTTGCAGGCAACGCGCACCTACACCGACGTGCGAGCGCAGCTGGCAGCGGCCAATAGCCAAGTGGCGTTGGGCCAGATTGGCGTATTTCTGGCATTGGGTGGTGGCTGGAAGGACGTTGGCAAGCCGTGA
- a CDS encoding FTR1 family protein, producing the protein MFSFASPSRLAMNPRSRLLAWLLWPVLALCSTTVLAESSADAAKALHLLDYIGADYPPTVRDGKVVDPAEYREQQESSAALAELVKSLPANAEQAGLQQGAQALSSAIDQRQDGASVGRLARQLGARLAVAYEVSQAPIITPDPARGASLYVQNCAICHGDTGAGDGPAGVGLEPAPADLRNAQRMDQLSLYDLYNTLGLGMDGTEMPAFTDQLDERQRWDVAAYIASFTANLQASKGDKTWNIADLARQTPAEIGASEGAAAVEAFRAQRAQPPQVKRGPAQLLEYTSTTLDKSLAAYRAGDHDQAYDLSVAAYLEGFELVESSLDNIDTQARKDTEKSLMAYRQSLQDGLPVAQAEQRLTEAKAKLDQAAKLLGSDGLSWSLSYISGLLILLREGLEAILVLAAILAFLRNTGQQSAVRSVNIGWGLALVAGFATWALAAYVIDVGGAQRELLEGCTALFAAVMVLWLGVWMHDRRHAAAWQDYIKTSLVSGGGRFGFAVLAFFSVYRELFEVILFYETLWLQAGPAGHQAVLAGGATALVLLVGLAWVILRGSAKLPLSLFFSINAALLCALSVVFAGHGVKALQEAGVLGTRPVSFFEFDWLGIHADAYSLGAQAVALLAIVVLYSRSRLAEKRRAAV; encoded by the coding sequence ATGTTCTCTTTCGCATCTCCTTCGAGACTGGCCATGAATCCCCGTTCCCGTCTGCTTGCCTGGCTGCTGTGGCCAGTGCTGGCGCTGTGCAGCACTACCGTGCTGGCCGAATCCTCTGCCGATGCTGCCAAGGCATTGCACTTGCTCGACTACATAGGTGCCGATTACCCACCAACCGTGCGGGACGGCAAGGTAGTAGACCCGGCAGAATACCGAGAGCAGCAGGAGTCCAGTGCAGCCTTGGCCGAACTGGTCAAAAGCCTGCCGGCCAACGCTGAACAGGCGGGCTTGCAGCAGGGCGCACAGGCGCTGAGCTCAGCCATCGACCAGCGTCAGGACGGGGCCAGTGTTGGCCGTCTGGCGCGACAGCTAGGTGCGCGGCTGGCGGTGGCCTATGAGGTCAGCCAGGCCCCGATCATCACGCCGGACCCCGCTCGCGGCGCCTCACTTTATGTACAGAACTGCGCCATTTGCCACGGCGACACCGGTGCCGGTGACGGCCCGGCTGGAGTGGGGCTTGAGCCTGCTCCAGCGGACCTGCGCAATGCCCAGCGTATGGACCAGTTAAGCTTGTACGACCTCTACAACACCTTGGGGCTGGGCATGGATGGCACCGAAATGCCTGCGTTCACCGACCAGCTCGACGAGCGTCAGCGTTGGGACGTGGCAGCCTACATCGCCAGTTTCACCGCTAACCTGCAGGCCAGCAAAGGCGACAAAACCTGGAACATAGCGGACCTCGCACGGCAAACCCCGGCAGAGATCGGCGCCAGCGAAGGCGCTGCTGCGGTGGAGGCGTTCCGCGCCCAGCGGGCCCAGCCGCCGCAGGTCAAACGTGGCCCTGCGCAGCTGCTGGAATACACCTCCACCACGCTCGACAAAAGCTTGGCCGCTTACCGAGCAGGTGACCACGATCAAGCTTACGACCTGTCGGTTGCTGCCTACCTTGAAGGCTTCGAGCTGGTGGAAAGCTCGCTGGATAACATCGACACCCAAGCCCGCAAGGACACCGAGAAATCGCTGATGGCATACCGCCAATCCCTGCAGGATGGGTTGCCCGTGGCCCAGGCCGAACAGCGCCTTACCGAAGCCAAGGCCAAGCTGGACCAGGCTGCCAAGCTGCTGGGCAGCGATGGCCTGAGTTGGTCGCTCAGCTACATTTCCGGCCTGCTGATCCTGCTGCGCGAAGGCCTTGAGGCGATCCTGGTGTTGGCGGCAATACTTGCCTTCCTGCGCAACACCGGCCAGCAGTCGGCGGTGCGCAGCGTCAACATCGGGTGGGGCCTTGCACTGGTTGCGGGCTTCGCCACCTGGGCACTCGCTGCCTATGTGATTGACGTTGGCGGTGCCCAGCGTGAGCTGCTAGAAGGCTGTACCGCGTTGTTTGCCGCGGTGATGGTGCTGTGGCTGGGCGTGTGGATGCACGATCGTCGCCATGCTGCCGCCTGGCAGGACTACATCAAGACCAGCCTTGTCAGCGGAGGCGGGCGGTTCGGCTTTGCGGTGCTGGCATTCTTCTCGGTTTACCGGGAGCTGTTCGAAGTCATCCTGTTTTATGAAACCCTGTGGCTGCAAGCAGGGCCTGCCGGGCATCAGGCAGTGCTGGCCGGTGGTGCGACGGCGCTGGTCTTGCTGGTTGGGCTGGCCTGGGTGATCTTGCGGGGGTCGGCGAAGCTGCCGCTGTCGTTGTTCTTCAGCATCAATGCGGCGCTGCTGTGTGCGTTGTCGGTGGTATTTGCGGGGCATGGCGTGAAGGCGTTGCAGGAAGCGGGGGTGCTGGGTACGCGGCCGGTGTCGTTCTTCGAGTTCGACTGGCTGGGCATTCATGCCGATGCCTATTCGCTGGGGGCGCAGGCGGTGGCGTTGTTG